The genomic DNA ttttattttgacaattacAGCGTACAACTAACGTCTATTACGATAATGAGCCAATAATACACCCCCTCTCCTAGATCTCCCTATTGCTCAAATTTTTGTCGCTCGAAAAGTATTGTACAATTATATAGTACTTATAAATTTATCCCTTATCGCTTTTATTTATGGAGAGCTGTTTGATCGAACTTATTAGCGGCAGCATTCTGAGACACCCTTAATGTTTTactaaactcctggacaaatttatcgcaccacttgacttttagagattttttttttaataaagataaaaaaataagcaaacttataagcattgttaactatgcattattaattaacaaaaacaattatattctatttaacaaaacgagatttaagtaactgaattcaatacaaggaaaagcatcgattttcactaacttcaattttgatacaaaaataaaacaatagacccagaatgaattcttaataacgtgtattgccacctctagctgcaatgaccgcttgaagtcttcgcagcattccccgtatcaaattatgaaaactttcctgcggatgtattctcactcctcacgagcagcatgttccatgataaagcataaacatagtttttgtccagttctgctttttatacgagaaaagatattataactgttttaactgatatttatttttatttaaattttcttgacaaaataattagtggtgcgataattttgtccaggagtttatgagtGTTTTGATAATAAACACTCACGGACACACCTAGTGACGCAGAGATTGGACTGAATCAGAAGAAAAGCATTGCCTATAATTctataacaaattgttttttgataTCTGGTATGTAACACAGTCAAAATCCTTTGAGAGATAAcagaaaattataatagtaCCTTTTATTTTTGGCAACCTAATCAATACAATAATCTAAATaagtaaatgtataaattgcaaaaaaaagcGAGACAAAAGCAATTACAACCCTATACAATTAAACATAAAACTATACGTCTTGacatctttttaaattttgaaggttTTAGTACTATGAAAATCtgttctatattttattttattgtgaaaaaattagCCTGCATAGTCAACCATTTAACATCGTGTAGCTTATGTAACACAGAGTCGAATTTTGTTATGCCTTAAATAAATCGCAAACAACTTTTTTGTACTTTATacttatagtcaattatacttaTGTATCCAATTACTTTTAGTCAACGACGGAGACTATATCCAAGCCGTCCTGGACAGAAACCTGGCCGAAAACATCTCAAGAGTATTGTACCCCAACGATAACTGCTTCGAGGGCAAAGAACTACGTCTGAAACAAGAATACTTCATGGTAGCGGCAACCTTGCAAGACATCATCCGTAGATTCAAGGCTGCCAAGTTTGGTACCAAGGCCGCCACTAGGAACAACTTTGACTCGTTCCCTGATAAGGTGGACGCCGAGCTATTGgcttagttttaaaattttaactcaaTTACGGTTTCAGGTAGCCATTCAACTTAACGACACTCACCCTTCCATGGCCATTCCTGAACTAATGCGACTCCTGGTGGACGTGGAAGGTCTCCCGTGGGAAAAAGCTTGGGAGATCACCTGTAAAACTTGCGCCTATACCAATCACACGGTGTTGCCAGAGGCGCTGGAAAGATGGCCGGTGAACATGTTGCAAAACATCCTGCCAAGACATTTGGACATTATTTACAAGATTAACCACCATCACTTGGAGGAAGTGAAGAAGAGATGGCCCGACGACTTCGACAGGCTGAGACGTATGTCCCTGATAGAAGAAGATGGCGAGAAGCGGGTCAATATGGCCAATCTGAGTATCGTCGGCAGTCATGCCGTTAATGGGGTGGCCAGGATACATTCGGAAATCATTAAGGATGACTTGTAAGTATTTAGATAGCAGCAGGGAATGGAAGTCTTATAGATAATAGTGTTGTCAATTCATTGCTTGTCACTTCTTGCGAGAAAACGGGCGTACGTAAAATTGAGTGTTACTCACGCCTACTGAATTATTTGTTCTTTGTTCTCCATTTATAAAGAAGTAATCATTCGAACTTTGATATCAAACCATTTAatgagaaaatttaatacacTTCCAACAAGGTGGAGCTCCACCACACTATTTTCTTCCGGTTAGAGAGTGGTTAAATGATAGATTTCCCTGGTAGATGAATTGGTCAACGGGGAGAAATTGATTGGCCACCACGATCACCCGATTTATCACTTTCAGATTTTTTATAGggttatttaaaatcaattgtttttaaaacacaatcTAGTAATttggaagatttaaaaagaagaatcacAGCTGCGCGTAGAGAAATCCAggcagaagtttttaaaaaagttagaaCAGCCTTTATTACTGTTTGGAAAGAAAATGGAcaacattttgtaaattttataaattaatttaccttttattactttttatgttCGATTTCATTCATTTTACATTtcatacataataaaaataaatatctttacagttttaatttgtttcttgtAAAGTATTAACAATATCACTCGACTCACATAGTATCACTCGACTCCCctttccatttaagattttagagtTTATGTCCGCCTCCGTCACAGGGCTGCTGCATTTTGATTATATACTAACCTAAAAAATCcccatcaaaaataaatttaacgtgtttttggaaatttttaaattttatacagggggCAGAAATATAGAGGCTGGTaccttttcaaattgacaccctgtataggacGTTTCTTTCAATGATACTGTCACGCCATCAAATTTCCTTACTAACAGTTTCCTAACTAGATTCCTTCTTTCATCTTAGATTCAAAGACTTTTACCAACTATCCCCGGAAAAGTTCCAAAACAAAACCAACGGTATCACCCCCAGAAGGTGGTTGCTTCTGTGCAACCCCAGTCTCAGCGACTTGATCTCCGACAAGATCGGCGAAGACTGGATCGTTCATCTGGAGCAGCTGCAGAAATTGAAAGCGTTTGCTAAAGATCCGAATTTCCAGAGGGCGGTGATGAAGGTGAAGCAGGAGAACAAGTTGCGACTCGCCCAAATGCTGGAAAAAGACTACGGGGTGAAGGTGAATCCCGCCTCGATGTTCGATATTCAAGTGAAACGTATCCACGAGTACAAGAGGCAACTGTTGAATTGTTTGCATATTATTACCATGTATAATCGTATTAAGAAGAATCCGTCCGCCAAATTTGTGCCTAGGACTGTGATGATCGGAGGGAAGGCTGCCCCCGGTTACTATACTGCCAAGAAGATCATTAAGCTTATTAATTATGTTGCAAATGTGGTTAATAATGATCCGATTGTTGGCGATAAACTTAAGGTAAttgatgaatattttttgttaaattacgGTCAGATAACATATAATATTGGAGTAGTCTAAGGCCTTTGTTTAACATTGCGTTTTAGGTAATTTATCTGGAAAACTACCGAGTGACTTTGGCTGAAAAAATTATGCCGGCAGCCGATTTATCCGAGCAAATTTCGACTGCTGGTACGGAGGCTTCCGGTACCGGAAACATGAAGTTCCAGTTGAACGGTGCCTTAACTATCGGTACCCTGGACGGTGCCAATGTGGAAATGGCCGAGGAAATGGGCAACGAgaacattttcatttttggCATGACCGTCGAAGAAGTGgaagagttaaagaaaaaaggtaagtaaccaaaaaaatttttttttacggcAAATTTGTTCGTTTTTGTGCTTGGCAATGTACTAATGTATTGAAGCAGAGTCGGCAGCCATGTTTCAAATCAAATCGTTTATTagcaacaataaaaatatataagtttgTAAGGTTGGGGAACATTATAAACCTTATGATGTTCCCCAACCTCTTGGGGGCGGTGCATCAAAAACGAAAAAGAGTCAATAATTAGCAGTCTattagctttttaaaaaaaagcgcTCGGTATTTTATTTACGAAAGGGATCTCTAATAATCATAGAATCACCCTCAATCCCGTAAGAGAAGGTGGCACCaactctaaaattttaaatgagaaGAGGAGATGAGTGATACGACGTCGTTGGAAAGGTCTTTCGATTCTCTTTACAGTAATACTTAGTATAATACAGTCCAAGttagcactttttaaaattttctcatttaaaatttaaaaggtaatttaaaattatttataaatctctCTTGGGTCATAACGTCACCTCTCAATCCGAGTCCCCCCTTTTGAACCCATTCTGTtgagttaaaacaaaaaaattagctAAATCTCCTATATTACGTATTTGATAATAAGATACTTATTGCATAATGATGAAAATTATACACTTTACACAATATGAAATAAAACgctatataattaaataataataataataataaatactttattttcacaatttaacttagatttacaaataattctatCCTAAAGATAATTGTACTATTGTGAAAAGAATCGAAGTCCAGATGTAGAAAACCTATACGAATAGGTTTATCTACCCTGCTCTACTTAACCTTAGATATCCTTACTATCTTGATTCAAGAGAATAATCTTACAAaacgtaaataaatatatattatcaatagggcatatattttaaaatagcaaatagAAAGGAGACAGATTtagaaattttgaagaaaaaaaagttttattataggcatatttttttactcaactTTCCTgctggaaataataattaaagattttatgtATAAAGATTCGTGGTTCCAAATCTTGAAACAATCGGGAATAGAGTTGTAAAGCTTTGAAGTATTA from Anthonomus grandis grandis chromosome 7, icAntGran1.3, whole genome shotgun sequence includes the following:
- the LOC126738877 gene encoding glycogen phosphorylase; this encodes MSAPQSDVERRKQISVRGIAEIDDVNEVKKTFNRHVHYTLVKDRNVATTRDYYFALAHTVRDHLVSRWIRTQQYYYETDPKRTYYLSLEFYMGRTLSNTMINLGIQSSCDEALYHLGLDIEELEEMEEDAGLGNGGLGRLAACFLDSMATLGMPAYGYGIRYEYGIFAQRIINGEQQEEPDDWLRFGNPWEKARPEYMLPVNFYGNVVDGPNGTKKWVNTQVVFALPYDNPIPGYKNNVVNTLRLWSAKSPVDFNLKFFNDGDYIQAVLDRNLAENISRVLYPNDNCFEGKELRLKQEYFMVAATLQDIIRRFKAAKFGTKAATRNNFDSFPDKVAIQLNDTHPSMAIPELMRLLVDVEGLPWEKAWEITCKTCAYTNHTVLPEALERWPVNMLQNILPRHLDIIYKINHHHLEEVKKRWPDDFDRLRRMSLIEEDGEKRVNMANLSIVGSHAVNGVARIHSEIIKDDLFKDFYQLSPEKFQNKTNGITPRRWLLLCNPSLSDLISDKIGEDWIVHLEQLQKLKAFAKDPNFQRAVMKVKQENKLRLAQMLEKDYGVKVNPASMFDIQVKRIHEYKRQLLNCLHIITMYNRIKKNPSAKFVPRTVMIGGKAAPGYYTAKKIIKLINYVANVVNNDPIVGDKLKVIYLENYRVTLAEKIMPAADLSEQISTAGTEASGTGNMKFQLNGALTIGTLDGANVEMAEEMGNENIFIFGMTVEEVEELKKKGYNAYDYYNSNPEIKQVVDQIQNGFFSPNNPDEFKDLADILLKYDRFYLLADYESYIKKQDEVSATYQNQAKWLEMAIMNIATSGKFSSDRTIIEYGREIWGVEPNYKKLPDPSVPRELALKDDK